The Schizosaccharomyces pombe strain 972h- genome assembly, chromosome: I genome contains a region encoding:
- the taf2 gene encoding TATA-binding protein-associated factor Taf2 — translation MSQLVDVPARGHQKVAIDIDFASQTIIGRTDITVNPIDSNLQKIVLDCYQAEIHSVYVNGDLTKFSYSDALKKLRIDEPNSTVNQHHQLNLQYEALMNDLGGINIFLSKPPGDELRPLIVSIDFSVHQPIFGITFVGIDPVDHRYPHVFTNNSIIPYSTCSWLPCVDGIWERSTWEFEITLPKTLSSLMHREKTQPSDLNNGANGVDGHDDNYENNRFDHQFNLSNEPDLLEDHDIEVICCGDLLDQVTHPKDMRKKTVYFSVTTPVAPNYIAFAAGPFKHINLTDFREPEDDDAMGSSAIDITGYYLPKYAEEVENTCVFLYKAMDFFVREYGSYPFNSFKLCFVDETNFPIISTPSLVISSNSILYPKDSLDQIYDSTKTLTWALASQWIGVYLIPKAWSDLWLIYGLSYYICGLFLKKLMGNNDYRFRLKKQVYRLLELDIGKPPISQRNINIPIDPNTLDFIALKSPLVIHILERRLTKTGGSLGMSRVIPKLLLQVMSGDMLNGCLSTSHFLKTCEKASHMRLDVFAQQWIYGYGYPIFRVVQRFNRKKMIIEMGIDQVQTKEAPRAPMSDKNFLSDAIRHLNNESIPTGLPVFSGPMTIRIHEADGTPYEHVVELKDSFTKLDIQYNTKYKRISRNRSTKNVKRDGDHNGDDSDYVIRSLGDVLQSDEDIERWHLYDYTKEEEDTMATEAFEWIRVDADFEWICDLRVRQPEHMYVSQLQQDRDVVAQLETIRHFTSESFTVSQQVSTVLLRTLLDNRYYYGIRQEAARALARCAIPELDWVGYYHLRMAYLEKFCFKDSTIPKSNDFSNITEYYVKCAMLESFPNIRDRKGVTPSSVKKLLLDLLCYNDNANNEFSDAYFICLLIDSLVEGLIPRGETVQYAFSDPEHMEFVNQVINEIDRYMRIDACMPSFKNIITCKSLKAKLRLAQTFHLEFGPKELLPYTQEGNYVLVRCIAFNLMLQAGALKYTPLIKYIFYILTNDLSPVVRRSLLYSVQDGLGALARGGTKSDVASEDLIVEEDITKAVEKRIDITSRASISGAIEALRNDLGQNHDFATEIWNAINNPKSDLLTKRNLLMICRVLYKAKSSLLVTLKIPSLIPRLRAIHLGKGKIVIKKAPLKQITSKTKEKSTSPTPPSITINPIKPKGPTLKIKLTNLRSTPPSH, via the exons ATGTCACAATTGGTGGATGTACCCGCTCGTGG TCACCAGAAAGTTGCTATTGACATAGATTTTGCTTCACAAACCATAATTGGAAGGACGGATATAACAGTTAATCCTATAGACtcaaatttgcaaaaaattgtattagATTGCTACCAGGCTG AAATCCATTCAGTTTATGTAAACGGGGATCTAACTAAATTTTCCTATAGTGATGCTTTAAAGAAACTACGTATTGATGAACCAAATTCAACGGTAAATCAACATCATCAACTTAATTTACAGTATGAAGCATTGATGAATGATTTGGGAGGTATCAATATATTCCTTAGCAAGCCTCCTGGCGATGAGCTAAGGCCACTAATTgtttcaattgatttttcagTTCATCAACCTATTTTCGGGATTACATTTGTTGGTATCGATCCTGTAGATCATCGTTATCCACACGTGTTTACAAACAATTCTATAATTCCTTACAGCACTTGTTCATGGCTTCCTTGTGTCGATGGCATTTGGGAACGATCGACTTGGGAATTTGAGATCACGTTGCCAAAAACACTCAGCTCCCTTATGCATCGAGAAAAAACTCAGCCTTCCGACTTGAACAATGGTGCAAATGGCGTTGATGGACATGATGATAATTACGAGAATAATAGGTTTGACCACCAGTTTAACTTAAGTAATGAACCCGATTTACTTGAAGATCATGATATTGAAGTTATTTGTTGTGGCGATCTGCTGGACCAGGTCACCCATCCAAAAGATATGCGCAAAAAAACGGTATATTTTAGTGTGACTACTCCAGTTGCTCCTAATTATATTGCTTTTGCGGCTGGACCATTCAAGCACATCAATTTGACCGATTTCCGTGAACCTGAAGATGATGATGCTATGGGTTCTAGTGCTATTGATATTACAGGATATTATCTACCCAAATATGCTGAGGAAGTTGAAAACACAtgtgtttttttatataaagcaatggatttttttgttcgGGAGTATGGATCATATCCTTTCAATTCATTCAAGTTGTGTTTTGTGGATGAAACCAATTTTCCTATTATTTCGACACCCTCTTTGGTCATATCAAGCAATTCTATTTTGTATCCTAAGGACTCGCTTGATCAAATATATGACTCCACTAAAACCTTAACTTGGGCTCTTGCTAGTCAATGGATTGGTGTTTATCTCATTCCTAAAGCATGGAGTGACTTATGGTTGATATATGGTTTATCATACTATATATGCGgactatttttaaagaaattaatgGGTAATAACGATTATCGTtttcgtttaaaaaaacaggTTTATCGACTGTTAGAACTTGATATTGGCAAGCCCCCAATATCTCAGCGCAATATAAATATCCCTATTGATCCCAATACGCTAGACTTTATTGCTTTGAAATCTCCGCTGGTAATCCACATCCTTGAACGACGTTTGACCAAAACCGGTGGCTCATTAGGAATGTCGAGGGTTATTCCTAAATTACTTCTCCAAGTTATGAGCGGTGATATGCTAAATGGATGTCTTAGCACctctcattttttgaaaacatgtGAAAAAGCTAGTCACATGCGGCTCGACGTTTTTGCTCAACAATGGATTTATGGCTACGGCTATCCAATTTTTAGAGTAGTACAAAGGTTCAATCGTAAGAAAATGATCATCGAAATGGGAATTGATCAGGTTCAAACAAAAGAGGCCCCCCGAGCCCCAATGTCTgacaaaaactttttaagcGACGCCATCCGTCATTTGAATAACGAAAGCATTCCTACCGGCCTTCCTGTTTTCAGTGGACCCATGACCATTCGAATTCACGAGGCCGATGGTACACCGTATGAACACGTGGTTGAGTTAAAGGATTCTTTTACCAAACTCGATATTCAATACAATactaaatataaaagaattagtAGAAACAGGTCTACAAAAAATGTCAAAAGGGATGGTGACCATAATGGTGATGATTCTGACTACGTTATCCGAAGTTTGGGGGATGTTTTGCAAAGTGACGAAGATATAGAGCGTTGGCATTTATATGACTATACtaaagaagaggaagataCAATGGCGACTGAGGCTTTCGAATGGATTCGGGTTGATGCAGACTTCGAATGGATTTGTGATCTACGTGTGCGGCAGCCGGAACATATGTATGTCTCTCAGTTACAGCAAGATAGAGATGTAGTTGCGCAACTAGAAACTATTCGGCACTTTACTAGTGAGAGCTTTACGGTCTCTCAGCAAGTTTCTACCGTTTTGCTTCGTACACTATTGGATAATAGGTATTATTATGGCATTCGACAAGAAGCAGCACGTGCCTTAGCAAGATGTGCTATTCCTGAACTTGATTGGGTTGGATATTATCATCTTCGCATGGcttatttagaaaaattttgttttaaagacTCTACTATTCCCAAGAGCAACgatttttctaatataaCGGAATACTATGTTAAATGCGCAATGCTTGAGTCCTTTCCCAATATTCGTGATCGCAAGGGGGTTACACCTTCATCCGTTAAAAAGTTACTTTTGGATTTGCTGTGTTATAATGATAATGCTAATAACGAG TTTTCCGATGCTTATTTTATATGCTTATTGATAGATTCTTTGGTAGAAGGATTAATTCCTCGTGGAGAAACAGTTCAATATGCGTTTAGCGATCCGGAACACATGGAATTCGTCAATCAAgttattaatgaaattgatcGATATATGAGAATTGATGCCTGTATGCCGtcgtttaaaaatattattacttGCAAGtctttaaaagcaaaattgcGATTGGCTCAAACATTCCATCTGGAGTTCGGACCAAAAGAGTTATTACCATATACTCAAGAAGGCAATTATGTATTAGTGCGATGCATCGCTTTCAATTTGATGCTACAAGCAGGGGCTCTTAAATATACTCCTTTGATCAAGTACATCTTCTATATTCTTACCAATGATTTATCACCGGTTGTCCGAAGATCCTTGCTTTATTCTGTTCAAGACGGATTAGGTGCTTTGGCTAGAGGTGGAACTAAATCGGACGTTGCATCCGAGGACCTAATTGTCGAAGAGGATATTACAAAAGCCGTTGAGAAGAGAATTGATATCACATCCCGTGCCAGTATATCAGGTGCTATAGAGGCTCTTAGAAATGACCTTGGTCAGAATCACGATTTTGCAACTGAAATTTGGAATGCCATAAATAATCCAAAATCGGATTTGCTTACTAAAAGAAATCTTCTTATGATTTGTCGCGTACTCTACAAAGCAAAGTCATCTCTTTTGGTGACGCTTAAAATACCAAGTTTAATACCACGCTTACGTGCTATACATTTGGGAAAAGGAAAGattgtaattaaaaaagctcCCTTGAAGCAAATAACtagcaaaacaaaagaaaagtccACGAGTCCTACTCCCCCGTCAATAACAATCAATCCTATTAAACCAAAGGGACCtactttgaaaataaagctAACAAATCTCCGCTCTACTCCACCTTCTCATTGA
- a CDS encoding sodium/calcium exchanger, with protein sequence MSKTSCFLKKYRLILLWCILGIAYILFWTHRISKAFASVSSTSDSTVHLFERGNTLNDSNDQILLTCNDIKNITPANQCRFAKAYCKGEASGFFDYVEFYFCTINSLRFPVLSIIVGWLIFLFITIGISASDFFSTNLVTISWLLQLPDSVVGVTFLALGNGSPDILSTFAAVRVNSGGMAIGELLGSAFFIVAIVAGSVCLIKPFKIPRRHFLRDVAFLTGTILLVIMFVLHDGSLSIWQSLVMILYYLLYVLFVFFSGSSGVSVVITDENYLPVSLPVYSPVLNSFDDSDSYSSTDSELSEEAFLLPAQASRKTQKIHYINDNDPSNSYSSYQHSHVHDFIHKNNTHSNRVLSQSSGPIVRPSLLAALDFRSSNEEQHPGLRSLDPLNIQDGDLTMHPMHIRHSQSDFYPSGINTPVSGINYPNLGFSANNSVQSLVSEIFRHPTHTDEDFPLPSPSLSSLLFPTLRNFAKKSWYEKLMDVLAVPSVLIFTLALPVYQCPRLAVDPIYHMDVSNCNPSKPTWSRKLRLLQCVFVPFAFVTFSITGGNRLYIYAASSVFSILCITALYYYTDEEKPPKFLPWVSFIGFVLGIIWISTIANEVVGILRALGVIFNLNESILGLTVFAAGNSLSDLIADIMIARSGFPEMAMGGVFGGPTLNILIGIGISSFYSSISNHGNDSVIEIPHSLSITAYFLLACLLLLLIYVPLNRFRVNRVLGLLLFILYIVGTSTNIVVELLKDK encoded by the coding sequence ATGTCGAAAACTTCATGTTTCTTGAAGAAATACAGACTAATATTACTTTGGTGTATCCTTGGCATTGCCTACATTTTATTCTGGACTCATCGGATTAGCAAAGCGTTTGCTTCAGTATCCTCGACTTCGGACTCAACCGTCCATCTTTTTGAGCGCGGAAATACCTTAAATGATAGCAACGACCAAATTTTACTTACATGCAATGATATCAAAAACATTACCCCTGCTAATCAATGTCGGTTTGCAAAGGCTTACTGTAAGGGAGAGGCTAGTGGGTTCTTTGATTACgttgaattttatttttgtaccATTAACAGTCTCCGATTCCCAGTGTTATCAATAATTGTGGGATGGctgattttccttttcataaCTATCGGAATTTCTGCTagtgatttttttagtacCAATTTGGTTACTATTTCGTGGCTACTTCAATTGCCCGATTCTGTGGTTGGCGTTACTTTTCTTGCTTTAGGCAATGGATCTCCTGATATTCTTAGTACGTTCGCTGCTGTACGTGTCAACAGTGGGGGAATGGCTATTGGGGAACTTTTGGGCTCTGCATTCTTCATCGTAGCCATAGTTGCTGGCAGCGTATGTTTAATAAAGCCATTTAAAATACCTCGGCGTCACTTCCTTCGGGATGTTGCTTTCCTTACCGGTACTATTTTACTTGTTATAATGTTTGTTTTGCATGATGGTTCGTTGAGTATTTGGCAGAGTCTCGTAATGATACTTTATTATCTACTCTACGTTCTTTTCGTCTTTTTCTCTGGTAGCTCTGGTGTTAGCGTGGTAATCACTGATGAGAATTATTTGCCTGTCTCCCTTCCAGTCTACTCACCggttttaaattctttcgATGACTCGGATTCCTATAGTAGCACGGATTCTGAATTATCCGAAGAGGCATTTCTCTTGCCTGCCCAAGCATCTAGAAAGACCCAAAAAATACATTACATTAACGATAATGACCCTTCAAATTCGTATTCCTCATATCAACATTCCCATGTCCATGATTTTATTCACAAAAACAACACTCATTCTAACCGTGTGCTAAGTCAGTCATCGGGCCCCATTGTGCGTCCTTCGTTGCTTGCTGCTCTCGACTTTAGATCTTCGAATGAGGAACAACATCCGGGATTACGCTCACTTGATCCATTGAATATTCAAGACGGTGATCTTACTATGCATCCTATGCATATTCGCCATTCTCAAAGCGATTTTTATCCCAGTGGAATTAACACCCCTGTGAGTGGAATTAATTATCCCAATTTGGGATTTAGCGCCAATAATAGCGTGCAATCCCTTGTTTCTGAAATCTTTCGTCACCCAACTCACACTGACGAAGACTTTCCATTACCCTCGCCATCACTTAGTTCTTTGCTTTTCCCTACTTTGCGAAATTTTGCCAAAAAATCATGGTATGAGAAGTTAATGGACGTCTTAGCTGTTCCATctgttttaatatttacgTTAGCATTGCCTGTATATCAATGCCCGCGATTGGCAGTTGATCCCATTTATCATATGGATGTATCTAACTGTAATCCATCAAAACCAACATGGTCCCGTAAACTTCGCTTACTACAATGTGTGTTCGTTCCTTTTGCCTTTGTGACCTTTTCCATCACAGGCGGGAATCgtttatatatttatgcTGCATCTTCTGTGTTTTCTATTTTGTGCATCACAGCTTTGTATTATTATACGGATGAAGAGAAACCTCCAAAATTTCTGCCGTGGGTAAGCTTCATTGGATTCGTATTAGGTATAATATGGATATCGACTATTGCGAATGAAGTCGTAGGTATTTTACGAGCCCTCGGTGTCATTTTCAACTTGAACGAATCTATACTTGGACTCACTGTTTTCGCTGCTGGTAATAGTTTAAGTGACCTCATTGCGGATATTATGATCGCTCGTTCTGGTTTTCCCGAAATGGCAATGGGTGGTGTATTTGGAGGTCCAACTCTGAATATTTTAATCGGTATTGGCATTTCAAGCTTCTATTCAAGTATCTCCAACCACGGAAATGACAGTGTCATTGAAATACCTCATTCCTTGTCGATTActgcttattttttacttgcTTGTTTGTTGCTGTTGTTGATCTATGTTCCATTAAACAGGTTTCGAGTTAATCGAGTTTTAGgacttttacttttcataTTATATATTGTTGGGACTTCTACTAACATAGTGGTTGAGCTACTTAAAGACAAATGA
- the mrpl27 gene encoding mitochondrial ribosomal protein subunit L27, with the protein MHQSLLCFGARRLPMTTKLGHQYYKGTRTGKMGQKTRHGGFLVQWSRVRTFVPPSGDCELLPFVSRRIQATKGTYPEGANGLDGAVYFDLAHS; encoded by the exons ATGCATCAATCATTATTATGTTTTGGAGCAAGACGCTTGCCAATGACCACAAAGTTGGGTCATCAGTATTACAAGGGTACAAGAACTGGGAAAATGGGTCAAAAAACCAGGCATGGAGGTTTTCTTGTCCAGTGGTCGCGTGTTCGCACGTTTGTGCCTCCTTCTGGTGATTGTGAG CTTTTGCCTTTTGTTTCTCGTCGAATTCAAGCCACTAAAGGAACTTATCCTGAAGGTGCAAATGGGTTGGATGGAGCTGTGTATTTTGATCTTGCTCATAGCTAG
- the rpb11 gene encoding DNA-directed RNA polymerase II complex subunit Rpb11, translating into MNQPERYELIELMGLPKVTYELDSKSPNAAVVTLEKEDHTLANMLANQLLSDERVLFAGYKVPHPLNHNFILRVQTVEDCSPKQVIVDAAKSLITHLEEIKVNFMREWELKMISVEGVEMEFS; encoded by the exons ATGAATCAGCCAGAACGGTATGAGCTCATTGAGCTTATGGGACTCCCCAA AGTCACATATGAGCTCGATAGCAAATCACCTAATGCCGCAGTAGTTACTCTTGAAAAAGAGGATCATACATTGGCTAATATGCTTGCAAA TCAACTCCTATCTGACGAAAGGGTTCTTTTTGCTGGTTACAAAGTTCCTCATCCATTAAATCACAATTTCATACTTCGTGTACAAACCGTAGAAGATTGTTCTCCAAAGCAGGTTATTGTTGATGCTGCTAAGTCCCTTATTACTCATCTGGAAGAAATCAAAGTTAATTTTATGCGTGAATGGGAGTTGAAAATGATATCTGTTGAAGGCGTTGAAATGGAGTTTTCCTAA
- the ure4 gene encoding urease accessory protein UreD: MEDKEGRFRVECIENVHYVTDMFCKYPLKLIAPKTKLDFSILYIMSYGGGLVSGDRVALDIIVGKNATLCIQSQGNTKLYKQIPGKPATQQKLDVEVGTNALCLLLQDPVQPFGDSNYIQTQNFVLEDETSSLALLDWTLHGRSHINEQWSMRSYVSKNCIQMKIPASNQRKTLLRDVLKIFDEPNLHIGLKAERMHHFECIGNLYLIGPKFLKTKEAVLNQYRNKEKRISKTTDSSQMKKIIWTACEIRSVTIIKFAAYNTETARNFLLKLFSDYASFLDHETLRAFWY; the protein is encoded by the coding sequence ATGGAAGATAAAGAAGGACGATTTCGAGTGGAATGCATTGAAAATGTACATTATGTAACAGATatgttttgtaaatatcCATTAAAACTTATCGCTCCTAAAACAaaacttgatttttctattcTGTACATCATGAGCTATGGAGGTGGCCTGGTATCAGGGGATCGTGTAGCGCTGGATATTATAGTTGGAAAAAATGCTACATTGTGCATACAGAGTCAAggaaatacaaaattatataaacaaataccaGGAAAGCCTGCAACACAGCAAAAGTTGGATGTAGAAGTTGGAACGAATGCATTGTGCTTGTTATTACAAGATCCAGTGCAACCTTTTGGAGATAGTAATTACATTCAGACTCAAAACTTTGTATTAGAAGACGAAACTTCTTCTCTTGCATTACTGGATTGGACATTACATGGTCGAAGCCATATCAATGAACAATGGAGTATGCGATCTTATGTGTCCAAAAATTGTATCCAGATGAAGATTCCAGCTTCAAACCAGAGAAAAACGCTTTTGAGAGATGtgttaaaaatattcgATGAGCCTAACCTACATATTGGTTTAAAAGCCGAACGAATGCATCACTTTGAATGTATAGGCAATTTGTATCTTATAGGAccaaaatttcttaaaactAAAGAAGCAGTTTTGAACCAATATAGGAACAAGGAGAAGAGGATATCAAAAACAACGGATTCATCtcaaatgaagaagattaTCTGGACTGCTTGTGAAATTCGGTCGGTtacaataattaaattcgCTGCTTACAACACTGAAACTGCacgaaattttcttctgaaattattttcgGACTACGCAAGCTTTCTAGATCATGAAACTCTTCGCGCTTTTTGGTACTGA
- the rpl2001 gene encoding 60S ribosomal protein eL20, translating into MALKEYQVVGRKVPTEHEPVPKLFRMRLFAPNESVAKSRYWYFLKMINKVKKATGEIVAINEISEPKPLKAKVFGIWIRYDSRSGTHNMYKEFRDTTRVGAVEAMYADMAARHRARFRSIRILKVVEVEKKEDVRRNYVKQLLNPHLKFPLPHRRTGVVGLAGKKVFAPHRPSTFY; encoded by the coding sequence ATGGCACTGAAGGAGTATCAAGTCGTTGGCCGTAAGGTCCCAACTGAGCATGAACCTGTGCCTAAGTTGTTCCGTATGCGTTTATTCGCACCTAATGAATCAGTTGCCAAGTCTCGTTACTGGTATTTCTTGAAGATGATCAACAAAGTCAAGAAGGCCACTGGTGAGATCGTTGCTATCAATGAGATTTCTGAGCCCAAGCCTCTTAAGGCCAAGGTCTTTGGTATCTGGATTCGTTATGACTCTCGTTCCGGTACTCACAACATGTACAAAGAGTTCCGCGACACTACTCGTGTTGGTGCTGTCGAGGCTATGTATGCCGATATGGCTGCCCGTCATCGTGCTCGTTTCCGCAGCATCCGTATCCTTAAGGTTGTTGAGgttgaaaagaaggaggATGTTCGTCGTAACTATGTCAAGCAACTCCTCAACCCTCACTTGAAGTTCCCTCTTCCTCACAGACGTACTGGCGTTGTCGGTTTGGCTGGTAAGAAGGTTTTTGCTCCTCATCGCCCCAGCACTTTCTACTAA
- the cwf2 gene encoding zf-CCCH type zinc finger protein, Prp19 complex subunit, RNA-binding Cwf2: MSENGLEQEVTVEEKNNDVTEKILVEGEKSKEYEETPRKVKIVKRKKQPARKQIETRPEYEMEPEQPGQVYNLWYNKWSGGMRQDPLKSQVKSETRCVISRDSGYTKADKNPGSFFCLYFARGMCSEGSKCEYLHRLPKDTDFFNANVDCFGREKHADYRDDMGGVGSFLRQNYTLYVGGITPTDDIEEIVSRHFAEWGDIERIRVLNSRGIAFITYLNEANAQFAKEAMAHQSLDHDECLNVRWATTDPNPASQARNQRRLEERAANAVKKLLPKQFLLDLEETKNGKSGNRKRKLELEFGLKGYVPSDDLLYADGANSVHNQLAANEFPNKSQSEEGSNDDHKSVTTTESQNKFVNSQILSDLQVAKQAVHTNQSALVSYYDSDED, translated from the exons atgtCAGAAAATGGGTTAGAACAAGAAGTCACTGttgaggaaaaaaataacgatGTTACAGAAAAGATTTTGGTAGAGGGGGAAAAATCCAAAGAGTACGAAGAAACCCCTCGAAAAGTGAAGATTGTCAAGCGCAAAAAGCAACCTGCGCGCAAGCAAATTGAAACTCGACCAGAGTATGAAATGGAGCCCGAACAACCTGGACAAGTTTACAACCT GTGGTACAACAAGTGGAGTGGAGGCATGCGACAGGATCCGTTAAAAAGCCAAGTAAAGTCAGAAACGAGATGTGTAATATCCAGGGATTCAGGTTATACTAAGGCGGATAAAAATCCAGGGTCATTTTTTTGCCTTTATTTTGCTCGGGGAATGTGTTCAGAAGG GTCTAAATGTGAATATCTTCATCGGCTTCCAAAGGACACTGACTTTTTCAATGCCAATGTTGATTGCTTTGGTCGCGAAAAGCATGCGGATTATCGAGATGATATGGGAGGTGTCGGTTCCTTTTTGAGACAAAACTATACGCTATATGTCGGGGGAATTACTCCTACAGATGATATCGAAGAAATAGTTTCACGACATTTTGCCGAATGGGGGGATATAGAACGAATTCGAGTTTTAAACTCTAGAGGCATCGCTTTTATCACATATTTAAACGAGGCCAATGCCCAATTTGCAAAAGAGGCAATGGCTCATCAATCACTGGACCACGATGAATGTCTGAACGTTCGCTGGGCAACTACGGATCCAAATCCAGCTTCACAAGCGCGCAACCAAAGACGATTAGAAGAGCGTGCAGCCAACGCtgtaaaaaaactattaccgaagcaatttcttttggatttaGAGGAGacaaaaaatggaaaaagtGGAAATCGCAAGCGGAAATTGGAACTTGAGTTTGGATTAAAAGGATACGTTCCATCAGACGATTTGCTGTATGCCGACGGCGCGAATTCTGTTCATAACCAGCTGGCTGCGAACGAATTTCCAAATAAATCGCAATCAGAAGAAGGTAGCAATGATGATCACAAAAGCGTTACTACTACTGAAAGTCAAAATAAATTCGTCAATTCACAAATTTTGAGTGACTTGCAGGTTGCTAAACAAGCAGTACATACCAATCAAAGCGCCTTAGTGTCATATTACGATAGTGATGAAGACTAA
- the atp11 gene encoding F1-ATPase chaperone Atp11: MLPIWKLPVNHLLCHSFKSIPRTSAYAVRFAHHTSNNDDLEVKKNTVYERYERKLKSKAEELHMPVTNLLKKGQTKEREHVIPKKSFSAKKSLVGQNAKKSDLSGLNRYIDVEKIKELPTSTIEKLWRARNIGDDILSACIPKEIYEKMLSRARMYPYFVLPLPRGDKGIESHFLQWNFPNKNEAHLLVTSLLEYKLKGSYAAPHTIMLHFADLLNLKGITLMRCQFEPKKLSANDVQLLVLAIQKFYNASENTPLGKERLALLAAFSKGADFDLHKVATHMDMLE, from the coding sequence ATGCTTCCCATATGGAAACTTCCAGTCAATCATTTACTTTGCcattcttttaaatctaTTCCAAGAACTTCTGCTTATGCGGTTCGTTTTGCGCATCACACATCAAATAACGATGATTTGGAAGTTAAGAAAAATACTGTTTATGAACGATATGAAAGAAAACTAAAATCTAAGGCTGAAGAACTTCACATGCCCGTTACAAACCTTCTAAAAAAGGGGCAAACGAAAGAAAGAGAACATGTTATTCccaaaaaatctttttccgcaaaaaaatcattagtTGGGCAAAATGCTAAGAAATCAGACTTAAGTGGGCTCAATCGTTACATagatgttgaaaaaatcaaggAACTTCCTACTTCGACtatagaaaaattatggAGGGCAAGAAATATTGGGGATGACATTTTAAGCGCTTGCATTCCCAAAGAAATTTACGAAAAAATGTTAAGTAGAGCAAGAATGTACCCATATTTCGTGCTCCCGTTACCGAGAGGTGATAAAGGGATTGAAAGTCACTTTCTTCAGTGgaattttccaaataaaaatgaagctCATCTCCTTGTGACATCCTTACTGGAGTATAAATTGAAGGGATCTTATGCTGCTCCTCATACTATAATGCTTCATTTTGCAGACTTACTAAATCTTAAGGGAATAACACTCATGCGGTGCCAATTCGAACCAAAGAAATTATCGGCAAACGATGTGCAGCTTCTGGTTTTGgcaattcaaaaattttacaatgcTTCCGAAAATACACCACTTGGCAAAGAACGACTCGCACTACTTGCCGCATTTAGTAAAGGTGCGGATTTTGATCTTCACAAAGTGGCTACGCATATGGATATGTTGGAATGA
- the tif310 gene encoding translation initiation factor eIF3j (p35), with translation MDSWEDFLVEDPAKPAEFDFPLGKDSQSSSKPKKRFDDEEDEDEEENKESLQNDSHSVSQKSSSSSQNDQGSNKMTRIQQKIQERNFEKAIKASEAAAKEESLESSKEAMRQAEIDSDLANAMDLFDIVDKNSASANRSKQADQRQLKTKADYAAFQADILKKVKNCQTTAEYNNFVQDLIPLLLTGLNATNLKAVQKSVNKLVVNKEQQEKTQSKRGAAAPAAKPVSTAAPSKKGGKPTVNVNSKKTVADKSAYEDYIEDEYDDYADDFDDFM, from the exons ATGGATAGCTGGG AGGACTTTTTAGTAGAAGATCCTGCAAAGCCTGCAGAGTTTGATTTCCCCTTAGGGAAGGATAGTCAATCCTCTTCCAAGCCAAAAAAGAGATTTGACGACGAAGaggatgaagatgaagaagaaaacaaagaatccTTGCAAAATGATTCTCATTCAGTATCCCAAAAATCCTCTTCATCTAGCCAAAATGATCAAGGCTCTAACAAAATGACTCGTatccaacaaaaaattcaggAAAGAAATTTCGAAAAAGCCATTAAAGCAAGTGAAGCAGCTGCGAAGGAAGAATCACTAGAAAGTTCCAAAGAAGCTATGCGACAAGCCGAAATTGACTCTGACTTGGCAAATGCCATGGACTTGTTTGACATCGTTGATAAAAACTCAGCAAGTGCAAACCGCTCCAAGCAAGCTGATCAACGACAACTCAAAACAAAAGCCGACTATGCAGCTTTCCAAGCTgatattttgaagaaggTTAAAAATTGTCAAACCACTGCCGagtataataattttgtgCAAGATTTAATCCCTTTATTGCTTACCGGCCTTAATGCTACCAATTTGAAGGCAGTTCAGAAATCAGTGAATAAACTTGTAGTCAACAAAGAGCAGCAAGAAAAAACTCAATCTAAGAGAGGTGCCGCTGCTCCTGCTGCCAAACCAGTATCAACTGCAGCTCCTTCTAAGAAAGGAGGAAAACCTACGGTCAATGttaattctaaaaaaaccGTTGCTGACAAGTCCGCTTACGAAGATTACATTGAGGATGAGTATGATGACTATGCGGATGACTTTGATGACTTCATGTAA